CCGGCCATACGACTGTCGAGCGTCGTCACCGTCGCTCGGTCGTGTTCATCGCCGATGCCCGAGGCGACAACCACGATTTCGTCGTCGAACATGAACCACGACTTCGTGGAGCGTGAGTTCGCGTAGACGACAAAATCGTCGGGCAGATCCCCGGCCTGCTTCGCCGCGTACGCGGCATCGTCTGACTGCTGCATGCCCGCGACGGCATAGGCACCGAGAGTCGTTCCCCCTGAGTACGCGTTCGTACCGAGCGGGAAGTAGACATAGGTGTTCTGCTTGACCGACGACGACGTGAAACCGGCATCCGGATTGTCATAGTACGGGGTGCCGTAGAGCTCTGGAATCGTGGCACGGTCTTCAACCGGCGCCGTCACTCCGGCCAGTTGCATGGCATCGGTGACCGTGAAGTAGTCGACACCGAACGCCTCCGTCTGGTCGTCTCCCGCGAGATACAGATAGTGCGCGCCGTCGCCTTGAAACCACGGCCTCAGATTCTCACCGCTCATGTACTCGTACTTGCTCACGCGCTCTGAGCTGCGGGCGAGCGCGAAGGTGTACGCGCCGCGGTGGTGCACGTGGCGATCCATCGCGTTGTAGGCGAACGTGGCCGACTCGGGCACGAGGTTCTGAGGCGAGATCGAGCCGTCGGACACGGTCGCCGCGTACCGAACGATGTTCGCCGGATCCGAGAAGGACTCGGGTGCGATGCTCATGTGTGCCAACCCGTGCAGGTAGGCGACGTACGCGTTGAGCTTGGCGGCCGATTCCTCGGTGGCGAGGGCCGAGAGAGCGACCACCGACTCGACGACCTTCGTCGCGTTCGTGTAGCCCGTGGCTGTGCGCGACACCGCGCGGCCCTTGATCATCTCCATCATCCAGCCCTCGACGATGACGGGCGAGAAACTGGTCGCCAGCCAGTCGTTGATGCGCGACTCGAGGTCAGGCTCTGTGGAATACGAGGTTCCGTCGAGCATCGCGATCGTTGTGGTCACGCGCTCGAGAAGCCCGATTCCGTAGCTTCCCGTGTAGGCGACAGACGAATGCTGAATGAACGAGCCATCCGCGTAGAAGCCGTCTGTCACGCCATGCTGCAGGTGATACGGGTCGATGATCTGGTAGACCGTGAGCTGATCGGAGATCGCCTTCGTGATGCGCGCGGAGTCCCCCACGACGGCGCCCTGCACGATGCGGTTCGTCGTGATGTCGGCCAGATTGGCTCCCGTGTGAAAGCGCGAATCGAGATCGACGTCGCCGTCTATGCCGTTGCGCAGGTATTTGTCCATCGCGCTGACGTACTGGCTTGCAAGCTCTGGGTCTGCCTCGGCGACGTCTGCGTGCACGAGGGCGAGGGTGCGACCGACGTGCGTCGGTATGCCGATCTCCCAGTTGTACCAATTGCCGTAGTAACCGGCATCCTGGTCTTCGAAGTAGGTGTCGAACAGCCACCTCAAACCCGAGATGACCCTGCGCGCTGCATCGGCATTGCGGCTCAGGTCGTCGGGAACCGACGCCGCAGCCGGGACCGGCATGGCAATGGCGACGGCGATCTCGAAGAGGCGCTGATACGTCGTCTCGAGGTTGCGGTCATTGCTGCCGAGCTCGAGGCCGGGAAAGAGCTCCGTCGTCGGGTCGGACACCAGGGCATCGAGGTTCTTCTTCGCCGTCGCGTAGAGCTTCTCGAGCTTGGGTTGCACGTCGGCTGCAGCATTCGTCTCGCTCGTACCCGCGAGGCTGGCCACGATGTTCTCGAGCAGCGCGCTGCCGCCCTCGGCGACCGTGGCGTTGCGCGGACTCGCGGCGAAGGCGAGCTGAGGGGCGGGAAAAGCGGCGGCGAGCGCAGCCACCCCCGTCGCGGTGAGAACGGTTCGACGGCTGACACTGCGCATGCGCACTCCCTTGGTCTCCTCGGCACTGAGGTCGCGACCACCCACGATCGGGTGTCACATCGGACAGCGTACCCGAAAGGAGGGAAAGCGCATACCCTGCGCGCCTCAGGCCGAGAGCGATGCCGTGCGTCGCAGCCGGAGCTCCCGAATGAACGTCACGATCAGCCAGACGAAGACAACAGCCCAGACCGCGAGGGCGGCCCAGAGAAAGCGACTGCCGATCCAGCCCACGATGGGGAGATTGTCGGCCTCGCCGAGGTAGATTCCCGCGACCGCATACATGCCGAGCGGAAAGACCATACTCCAGAGGGAAGCCTCGTAACGCAGAGGAACGTGCTTGATCTTGTGGCGCCACAGCCCGATGCCGATGAGTGCGGGAATGAGCCAGGTCGCGAAGGCCCAGAACACGACGGCGGCTGCTGCAACCGGGGCTCGAACCACACTCACCATGGCGGTATCGGTCATCTCGACGATACGAGATCCCGCGAGCACGGTGATCGCCCCGGCACCCATCGTCACCCAGTACGGCGGCCCGAGCTCCGCGGCCGGAATTCCCCGCGTCAGCAGCCGGATGACGACGGCACAGCCGATGACGCCGTACAGAATAAGACCGATCCCCCACGACAGCACGGCGACGATGGAGAGTGCGTCACTGAGGCCGTGCGGCATTTTCGGCTCAAGGGAGGCGGAGAGCACGGCGAGCGATTGACTCGCCACCGACCAGATGAACCATGTCCCGTTGAGCCCGGCGAGAATGTCGGCGCCCTGGTGGCGCCCGATCACGAGCCCCGGAATAACGTAGCCGAGCACGAGCCACGCGGCAAAGCTCACCGCGAGAAGCACGAGTGGAACGGTCACGCTGCCGTCCTGCGCCGCGATCCGGGCGCCGAGCACGTTGGTTCCAGCCACGAACGTGAAGAACGAGAATCCGTTGTGCGCCG
This DNA window, taken from Paramicrobacterium agarici, encodes the following:
- a CDS encoding tellurite resistance/C4-dicarboxylate transporter family protein — its product is MESPAESRIAVRNLPPGAFAFVMATGIISLGLHFEGIDVLSVILLVITAAAYLILVVLTVWRGIRYPRRVVDDFSTAHNGFSFFTFVAGTNVLGARIAAQDGSVTVPLVLLAVSFAAWLVLGYVIPGLVIGRHQGADILAGLNGTWFIWSVASQSLAVLSASLEPKMPHGLSDALSIVAVLSWGIGLILYGVIGCAVVIRLLTRGIPAAELGPPYWVTMGAGAITVLAGSRIVEMTDTAMVSVVRAPVAAAAVVFWAFATWLIPALIGIGLWRHKIKHVPLRYEASLWSMVFPLGMYAVAGIYLGEADNLPIVGWIGSRFLWAALAVWAVVFVWLIVTFIRELRLRRTASLSA
- a CDS encoding polysaccharide lyase family 8 super-sandwich domain-containing protein codes for the protein MRSVSRRTVLTATGVAALAAAFPAPQLAFAASPRNATVAEGGSALLENIVASLAGTSETNAAADVQPKLEKLYATAKKNLDALVSDPTTELFPGLELGSNDRNLETTYQRLFEIAVAIAMPVPAAASVPDDLSRNADAARRVISGLRWLFDTYFEDQDAGYYGNWYNWEIGIPTHVGRTLALVHADVAEADPELASQYVSAMDKYLRNGIDGDVDLDSRFHTGANLADITTNRIVQGAVVGDSARITKAISDQLTVYQIIDPYHLQHGVTDGFYADGSFIQHSSVAYTGSYGIGLLERVTTTIAMLDGTSYSTEPDLESRINDWLATSFSPVIVEGWMMEMIKGRAVSRTATGYTNATKVVESVVALSALATEESAAKLNAYVAYLHGLAHMSIAPESFSDPANIVRYAATVSDGSISPQNLVPESATFAYNAMDRHVHHRGAYTFALARSSERVSKYEYMSGENLRPWFQGDGAHYLYLAGDDQTEAFGVDYFTVTDAMQLAGVTAPVEDRATIPELYGTPYYDNPDAGFTSSSVKQNTYVYFPLGTNAYSGGTTLGAYAVAGMQQSDDAAYAAKQAGDLPDDFVVYANSRSTKSWFMFDDEIVVVASGIGDEHDRATVTTLDSRMAGTADAVSISGETRDGSPVSGAGTMSSPGWLRYANETRGNALGYVFYTDNTIDVRLESVERSHRFIRTSNSDTLVSKTVFDLSETRAAGSESGMLAYAIVPGATAESLANRRSEPQIVEHSDDVHAVRHDGLGLLGINVFSTGEHEIGKLTVDGPAAVLAQNADRGRTVIAVSDPTFARDTVSITIPDNRAVLDDEHPHVTAHRVKGATRLDFTTRHAYGATITVTVRGRGIV